In a single window of the Rhizoctonia solani chromosome 16, complete sequence genome:
- a CDS encoding Transposase family tnp2, with product MPDRRAVTGERVWCYCGINKYGTTPHECHIRTRYQHLAKAQWLDQLLRAGNIEDNEDNAENSENGMDIDHTMHNAHQYKDRGGDLGLGDNSFNNIDAYMGAHLDSKLSELEDSHANWHDIDNPVCIPLQTPTPPPNNKEPPDKDGFAHITEEDYCKYNCWFDKDTLEMDNIIAKTLTKEEMDSIKMMAIQLFGHILQRNYKRICLLFFLGYPLNQLTAASTSVTHSLDPTPTRIYALHEEGRMDDYIDLQRYKDLCESNIIVKGEDLGVRYFHGSCDIAYAVTTDGVNLFEQAHSEKSTCWPIMAINLNLPASKRVKLCNLIPLGVIPGPNQPKDFDLYLEPFVGEAIEQARGVETYNVTRRERFKLWAHAFLILGNMQAIKHVTQMKGPNGKVPCCACKAIGVYHTCRKGYYIPLANPANYPDAIPDGRPDPQDFLPNTIPLYNPLDLPLRTKARIADQLGEMDAANTKRQRDALSKNYGLINHLILNRIPLICWPDSYPHKYLHLFLLNHGRELISLWTGSCHGIDDSGNKDYLISADNWAAIGLETKEASKTLPAAFI from the exons ATGCCCGACCGTAGAGCAGTCACTGGAGAGCGTGTTTGGTGTTACTGTGGAATAAATAAGTATGGTACTACCCCCCATGAGTGCCACATACGCACCCGCTATCAACATCTAGCCAAAGCCCAGTGGCTAGACCAACTTTTGCGTGCGGGCAACATTGAAGACAATGAGGACAACGCTGAAAATAGTGAGAATGGAATGGATATTGACCATACAATGCATAATGCGCATCAGTACAAAGACCGTGGAGGGGATTTAGGGCTTGGAG ACAACAGCTTTAACAATATTGATGCATACATGGGCGCACACCTTGACAGCAAGCTGTCTGAGTTGGAGGACTCGCATGCCAATTGGCATGATATTGACAACCCTGTTTGCATTCCCTTGCAAACGCCAACTCCCCCGCCCAACAACAAGGAACCCCCTGACAAGGATGGATTTGCACACATCACGGAGGAGGATTATTGCAAGTACAATTGTTGGTTTGACAAAGACACTCTtgaaatggacaacatta TTGCCAAAACTCTTACCAAGGAAGAAATGGATAGCATCAAGATGATGGCTATACAACTGTTTGGACACATCTTGCAGCGCAACTACAAACGTATTTG CTTGCTATTCTTTCTGGGATATCCCCTCAACCAATTGACTGCTGCATCAACATCTGTCACGCATTCACTGGACCCTACGCCAACAAGGATATATGCTCTACAT GAAGAAGGCCGGATGGATGATTACATTGACTTGCAACGCTATAAAGATCTGTGTGAAAGTAACATTATTGTCAAAGGTGAGGACTTGGGAGTCCGGTATTTTCATGGATCTTGTGACATTGCCTATGCGGTCACGACAGATGGCGTCAACCTATTCGAGCAGGCGCATTCTGAGAAAAGTACTTGTTGGCCAATTATGGCCATCAATTTAAATCTCCCTGCAAGCAAACGCGTTAAGCTTTGCAATTTGATTCCCCTGGGCGTTATCCCTGGACCAAACCAGCCAAAGGATTTTGACTTGTACCTGGAGCCGTTTGTGGGGGAGGCAATTGAACAGGCTCGTGGGGTTGAGACTTACAACGTCACTAGGCGGGAACGGTTCAAGTTATGGGCCCATGCTTTTCTCATTTTGGGCAACATGCAGGCAATCAAGCACGTGACCCAAATGAAAGGACCAAACGGCAAGGTTCCTTGTTGCGCGTGCAAGGCCATTGGTGTTTATCATACCTGCCGCAAGGGTTATTACATCCCTCTTGCTAACCCAGCCAACTACCCCGACGCAATCCCAGACGGCAGACCTGACCCACAGGATTTCCTGCCCAATACAATTCCTTTGTACAACCCACTTGATCTCCCTCTCCGCACCAAAGCTAGGATTGCTGACCAACTTGGAGAAATGGATGCTGCCAACACAAAGCGCCAACGTGATGCCTTGTCTAAGAACTACGGACTCATCAACCATTTGATCCTCAACCGCATTCCCTTGATTTGTTGGCCTGACTCGTACCCGCACAAATACCTTCACTTGTTTCTTCTCAATCATGGCCGTGAACTTATCTCACTTTGGACTGGATCTTGTCACGGCATTGATGATTCTGGCAACAAGGATTATTTGATATCTGCTGACAACTGGGCCGCTATTGGACTTGAGACCAAAGAGGCTTCAAAAACACTACCTGCCGCATTCATTTGA